The Pseudomonas sp. R4-35-07 nucleotide sequence CGATGACTTGAGCAGACAAGTGATTACTCGTCAGCGCCCTTGTCGATCACTTTACGGCCACGGTATACGCCTTCTGGCGATACGTGGTGACGCAGGTGAATTTCACCGGTGGTTTTTTCTACAGACAGAGTGCTTGCCGTCAGGGCATCGTGCGAACGACGCATGTCACGGGCAGAGCGGGATTTTTTGTTCTGCTGAACAGCCATAATTGATTAACTCCTAAACGTTTGGGTCACGCTTTAACTGCGCCAATACACTGAACGGGTTGGACCGCGTTACCTCGTCCTCGCTCGGTTCGGGCTCGTCATCGAGACCCGCCGGCTGCTGGCATTCTTCCGGATGATGAGCAGGCACAATGGGCAAGGCGAGCAAAAGCTCCTCCTCGATCAGTGCATGCAGATCCAAAGGATCTTCGCCCAGTTCCAGCACGTCATAACCTTTCGGCAACGACTGGGTATTCGCACCCTCCTTCACCACGGCATAACTGCATTCGCTGTGGATCGGCAGGGTGACCAGCTCAAGACAACGCTGGCAAACCATCTTGACTTCGGTGTCGATAAAACTGTGGATCACCACAGACTTACGTTCATCTCGTTCAAAAACGAATTTGGCCTGGACCGCACCGACAGTGTCGGAAAGCGAGTCGCAGAGTCTCTCCAAATCGGCCAGCGGCAATTCACCTTGAAGGGAAGTGCCACGATCAGCCAATTTGCGCGGGTCAACGTGAGGTGGAATCGGGTCATTCAACATAGGCGCAGCATTATAGGGATGCACCCAGCCATGTCAAAGGAAATTCAGCCCTGTGCGTCAGCCGGTCACGCCGCTAGAATCTGCGGCTGCCTTGAGGAGACGTCCATGCTGCCTTTATTACTTGCGTCCAGCTCGGTTTATCGCCGGGAATTACTGAGCCGCCTGCACTTGCCGTTCACCTGCGGCGCACCGGATATCGATGAAAGCCATCGCCCGGATGAATCCGCTATTGAGCTGGTCAAGCGCCTGGCCGAAGAGAAAGCGCGCGCCCTCGCCGCCAGCCATCCCAGGCACCTGATCATCGGCTCGGATCAGGTGGCTGCGCTTGAAGGACGGATTATCGGCAAGCCGCACACCTTCGAAAATGCCCGCGAACAATTGCTGGCAGCCAGCGGCAAGCGTGTGAGCTTCCTCACCGGACTGGCGCTGCTCAATAGCGATACCGGGCACTGCCAGGTCGACTGCATCCCTTTCACGGTGCACATGCGCGAACTGAGCGTTGAACGCATCGAACGCTACCTGCGGATCGAGCAGCCGTATGACTGTGCGGGCAGCTTCAAGGCCGAAGGCCTGGGCGTGAGCCTGTTCCAGAGCACCGAAGGGCCGGATGCGACCAGCCTTGTGGGCCTGCCGTTGATTCGCCTGGTAGACATGCTGCTGGCCCAAGGTGTGCACATTCCCTGAGAGCAATGCAGATCCAAATGTGGGAGGGGGCTTGCCCCCGATGACGGTGTCTCAGCTATAGATAAGCTGACTGGTCCACCGCTATCGGGGGCAAGCCCCCTCCCACATTTTGATCTACAGCTGCCTTGAGCTATCAGCGCAGGGTCGGGCTCTGGAAGCCCATGTACAGGGCCAGCTTCTCAGCCACGCTGGCGCCGAGCTTCTTGGAGAAGCGGTCAAACGGCGATTCCTCAACCGTAAAATCCACCAACTCCTTCTCGCCAATCACATCTCGCGCCACTGAACTGGCACTGCCCAGGCCGTCGATCAAGCCCAGCGGCAGCGCTTGCTCACCCGACCACACGAGGCCGGAGAACAGCTCTGGATGGTCCTTGTCCTTGAGCCGATCGCCGCGCCCTTGCTTGACGCTGGCAATGAACTGACGATGGGTGGTATCGAGCACGCCCTGCCAGAACTGGGTTTCATCGGCCTTTTGCGGCTGGAACGGGTCGAGGAACGCCTTATGCTCCCCCGACGTGTAGGTGCGACGCTCCACGCCCAGCTTCTCCATGGTGCCGACAAAACCGTAGCCGGCCGCTGTCACGCCAATGGAGCCGACCAGGCTGGCCTTGTCCGCATAGATCTGGTCGGCGGCGCTGGCGATGTAATAGGCACCCGAGGCCCCCAGGTCCGAGATCACCGCATAAAGCCTGGTATCTGGATGCAGGGCGCGCAGACGGCGGATCTCGTCATACACATAACCCGACTGCACCGGGCTGCCACCGGGGCTATTGATGCGCAGGACCACGCCTTTGACCTTGGGGTCTTCGAACGCGGCGCGCAGGCTGCTGACGATATTGTCGGCGCTGGCGGGCTCCTTGTCGGCGATCACCCCGCGCACTTCGATCAAGGCGGTGTAGTGGCTGCCACGGGTGGCGCTTTTTTCCATGTCCATCAGCGGGCTGAACAACGCCAGCATGCCCAGCAAGTACACGAAGGTCAGCAGCTTGAAGAAAATCCCCCAACGCCGCGAACGACGCTGCTCCTGCACGCTGGCCAACAAGGTCTTTTCCAGCAACTTCCAGCTTTTGTCGTCGCTGCTATCGGCCTTTTCAGGCGCTTTCCACTCGTCACTCATGCCATTAACCCCAGCAAAGACTTATTGAGCCCGACCGAGCCAGGCCTGCAGTTCAGAAAAATGATCGATCGTCAGCCTGGGCTCATATTGCTGCAAGGCTTCGGCCGCCTGGGCGCCGTAGCTGACCGCCACGCTGTCCATGCCCGCATTGCGCGCCATCATCAGGTCGAAGGACGCGTCCCCCACCATCAGTGCCTTGCGCGGCGCTACCCCGCAGTGAGCCAGGATCTGCTCCAGCATCAGAGGATGGGGTTTGCTGGCGGTTTCATCCGCGGCACGGGTGATGTCGAAATAATCGTCCCAGCCATGTGCCTTGAGCACGCGGTCGAGCCCGCGCCGGGCCTTGCCGGTGGCCACGGCGAGGTAATAGCCCTGGGCACGGAACGCTTCCAGGGACTGCCTCACACCGTCGAACAGCGGGGAAGGCTCGGCCTCCAGGGCGATGTAGTGATCCGCGTAGTGCTGTCGAAACGCGATCAGTTGCGAGTCGTCGATCTGCGGGTACAGGGTGCGGATGGCCTCAGGCAAGCCCAGGCCGATGATGCCCTTGACCTCAAGGTCGCTGCACGGCTCGAAGCCGGAACGGGTCGAGGCCGTGTGCATCGACTCGACAATCCGCCCTATGGAGTTGGCCAGCGTTCCATCCCAATCGAAGATCAGCAGCTTGTAATCAAGGCGCGACACTCAAACGCTCCACGGTCTTGGCCCACATCTCATCGACTGGCGCCTGCAACTTCAACTCACCGCCATCGGGCAGCGGCACGGTCAGCATATAGGCGTGCAGGAACAGGCGCTTGCCGCCCAGGTCGCGAATTTCCCTGGAGAAATCCTCGTCACCGTATTTGGTATCACCGGCAATGCAATGGCCAGCGTGCAGGGTGTGCACGCGAATCTGGTGGGTACGCCCGGTCACCGGCTTGGCCTCGACCAGGGTGGCGAAGTCGCCGAAGCGGCGCAGCACCTTGAACAGGGTCAGGGCCTCTTTGCCCTCCTCGTCCACTTCCACCATACGTTCACCGGAGCGCAGGTTGCTTTTCTGCAACGGCGCTCGCACGCTCTTGATCGAACTGGCCCAGTTACCACGCACCAACGCCATGTAGCGTTTGTCTACTCCATCGCCACGCAGGGCGGTGTGCAGGTGGCGCAACATGCTGCGCTTCTTGGCGATCATCAACAGGCCAGAGGTGTCGCGGTCCAGTCGGTGGACCAGTTCCAGCTCCTTGGCATCCGGGCGCAGCTGACGAAAGGCTTCGATCACGCCGAACGTCAGGCCGCTGCCGCCGTGAACGGCAATGCCGCAGGGTTTGTTGATCACGATGAGTTTGTTATCTTCGAACACGATCGAGGCTTCCAGGCGCTGCAGCAGGCCCTGGGCCAGCGGCACCGGCTCGTCGCGCTCGGGCACACGCACTGGCGGCACCCGGACGATATCGCCCGCCTGCAACTTGTATTCGGGCTTGATCCGACCTTTGTTCACGCGCACCTCGCCTTTGCGCAAGATGCGGTAAATCAAGGTCTTGGGCACGCCTTTGAGCCTGGCCAGGAGAAAATTATCGATGCGTTGGCCGGCATATTCCGGCGAGACCTCGAGCAGCTGGACGCTGGGGGTCTGGGGGGCGGTAGTCGTCATGGCGGCGATGATAACAATTTTTTATGGAATTGAAGCACTTAATCATTGCTGCTATAGTCGCGAACGCCGCCAAAAGCGGCCTGGACAGAGGACTTGCGGCAAACTGCCGGCCCTGACCATCGCAATTCATCAGGACGCGAGGCCGTCCTACGGGGCGTTCGCCACCTTGGAAGGCTTGAGATTGTAACAAGCGCAGGTGACATGAGGCCTGAAGCGAGTGCGCAAAGCAGAGTGAATACTCGCCTTGCGCGCCGATATTTACGGCCAGTTCACAAAGTGCAGTCAGTCTCGGGCCAGACCATGGCGAATGCTTCGGAAACAACGCCTGTTAAGAGCTGAGTGCGAGCGCAGTCGCCCACACCTAGTCTTGTTTAGCCATGAGCGTGGACTCCCCATTGGAGAACACGGTAAATGCCAACCCGCTGCGGATTCTGCGCGCGGCAGCACCCGAATTATCAGGGATACGTGTAGGGTGGAGATGCACAACCGTCGGACCGTGTAGCACTAGGCTTATATTTAGACGCTTCATCTCGTCCACAGTCGCCGGTTGATTCC carries:
- the rpmF gene encoding 50S ribosomal protein L32 — encoded protein: MAVQQNKKSRSARDMRRSHDALTASTLSVEKTTGEIHLRHHVSPEGVYRGRKVIDKGADE
- a CDS encoding S49 family peptidase — its product is MSDEWKAPEKADSSDDKSWKLLEKTLLASVQEQRRSRRWGIFFKLLTFVYLLGMLALFSPLMDMEKSATRGSHYTALIEVRGVIADKEPASADNIVSSLRAAFEDPKVKGVVLRINSPGGSPVQSGYVYDEIRRLRALHPDTRLYAVISDLGASGAYYIASAADQIYADKASLVGSIGVTAAGYGFVGTMEKLGVERRTYTSGEHKAFLDPFQPQKADETQFWQGVLDTTHRQFIASVKQGRGDRLKDKDHPELFSGLVWSGEQALPLGLIDGLGSASSVARDVIGEKELVDFTVEESPFDRFSKKLGASVAEKLALYMGFQSPTLR
- the rluC gene encoding 23S rRNA pseudouridine(955/2504/2580) synthase RluC translates to MTTTAPQTPSVQLLEVSPEYAGQRIDNFLLARLKGVPKTLIYRILRKGEVRVNKGRIKPEYKLQAGDIVRVPPVRVPERDEPVPLAQGLLQRLEASIVFEDNKLIVINKPCGIAVHGGSGLTFGVIEAFRQLRPDAKELELVHRLDRDTSGLLMIAKKRSMLRHLHTALRGDGVDKRYMALVRGNWASSIKSVRAPLQKSNLRSGERMVEVDEEGKEALTLFKVLRRFGDFATLVEAKPVTGRTHQIRVHTLHAGHCIAGDTKYGDEDFSREIRDLGGKRLFLHAYMLTVPLPDGGELKLQAPVDEMWAKTVERLSVAP
- a CDS encoding YceD family protein, which produces MLNDPIPPHVDPRKLADRGTSLQGELPLADLERLCDSLSDTVGAVQAKFVFERDERKSVVIHSFIDTEVKMVCQRCLELVTLPIHSECSYAVVKEGANTQSLPKGYDVLELGEDPLDLHALIEEELLLALPIVPAHHPEECQQPAGLDDEPEPSEDEVTRSNPFSVLAQLKRDPNV
- a CDS encoding nucleoside triphosphate pyrophosphatase, with amino-acid sequence MLPLLLASSSVYRRELLSRLHLPFTCGAPDIDESHRPDESAIELVKRLAEEKARALAASHPRHLIIGSDQVAALEGRIIGKPHTFENAREQLLAASGKRVSFLTGLALLNSDTGHCQVDCIPFTVHMRELSVERIERYLRIEQPYDCAGSFKAEGLGVSLFQSTEGPDATSLVGLPLIRLVDMLLAQGVHIP
- a CDS encoding HAD-IA family hydrolase, producing MSRLDYKLLIFDWDGTLANSIGRIVESMHTASTRSGFEPCSDLEVKGIIGLGLPEAIRTLYPQIDDSQLIAFRQHYADHYIALEAEPSPLFDGVRQSLEAFRAQGYYLAVATGKARRGLDRVLKAHGWDDYFDITRAADETASKPHPLMLEQILAHCGVAPRKALMVGDASFDLMMARNAGMDSVAVSYGAQAAEALQQYEPRLTIDHFSELQAWLGRAQ